A genomic stretch from Flavobacterium humidisoli includes:
- a CDS encoding helix-turn-helix domain-containing protein: MLKNLINIKIEDCPIDGFDIHLIKKYEQSQAKEDSFMSENLAILLIRSGSFILKIEDIIQDLSARDLIIIPKDTDCNIREIRDKSQIYLVTFSSDFAIRNCLKKELVDSFYFFIRKESIKASLDENEYSVLSLIYRLIYYVNLEAKREAYESELLRISLNLFLYELKIIYSKYASNVLPNFTRKENIVIQFLTILSIHYKKQHQVQFYAGALFMTSIYLNRVVKEITGKSAKVLIIEALISESKILLEDVQISFSEIAEEMEFASVSVFGIFFKKYTSLSPSEYRANFIEKFKSG; this comes from the coding sequence ATGCTAAAGAATTTAATTAATATAAAAATAGAAGATTGTCCAATTGACGGATTCGATATTCATCTTATTAAAAAGTATGAACAGAGTCAAGCTAAGGAAGATTCTTTTATGTCTGAAAATCTAGCAATCTTACTTATTAGATCTGGCAGTTTCATACTGAAAATTGAGGACATTATTCAAGATTTGTCGGCGCGCGATCTTATTATAATTCCTAAAGATACAGACTGTAATATTCGTGAGATCCGTGATAAATCGCAAATTTACCTTGTTACATTCTCATCTGATTTTGCCATTAGAAATTGTTTAAAGAAAGAGCTAGTTGATTCTTTCTATTTTTTTATCAGAAAAGAATCGATAAAAGCTTCACTAGATGAAAATGAATATTCAGTCTTATCGCTTATATACAGACTCATTTATTATGTAAATCTAGAAGCAAAGAGAGAAGCGTATGAAAGTGAACTTCTTCGAATAAGTTTGAATCTATTCCTTTATGAGCTTAAAATAATATATTCAAAGTATGCGTCAAATGTTCTACCAAACTTCACTAGAAAAGAAAATATAGTTATACAGTTTCTAACTATTTTGTCCATTCACTACAAAAAGCAGCATCAAGTTCAGTTTTATGCGGGTGCTCTATTTATGACCTCAATATATCTAAATAGAGTGGTAAAAGAAATAACAGGAAAAAGCGCTAAAGTACTAATTATAGAAGCACTTATAAGCGAGTCGAAAATTCTATTGGAAGACGTTCAGATAAGTTTTTCCGAAATAGCGGAAGAAATGGAATTTGCAAGTGTATCAGTTTTTGGAATATTTTTTAAAAAGTATACTTCATTATCGCCGTCGGAATACAGAGCCAATTTTATTGAGAAATTCAAAAGCGGGTAG
- a CDS encoding DUF4134 domain-containing protein, which produces MVNDGIKLKCFFKRNKNLVSLIFLLLIINGNTYAQDGVAGINEANQKVRSYFDAGTELMYAVGAILGLIGAVKVYQKWNAGDPDTGKVAAAWFGSCVFLVVVATVIKSFFGV; this is translated from the coding sequence ATGGTGAATGATGGAATAAAATTAAAGTGTTTTTTTAAAAGGAACAAGAACTTAGTAAGCTTAATTTTTCTGCTTTTAATTATTAATGGAAATACATATGCCCAGGATGGTGTGGCAGGAATAAATGAGGCGAACCAAAAGGTAAGGAGTTATTTTGATGCGGGCACAGAACTCATGTACGCAGTCGGCGCAATACTCGGACTTATAGGTGCTGTTAAAGTTTACCAGAAATGGAATGCCGGAGACCCTGATACGGGCAAGGTAGCCGCCGCATGGTTTGGAAGCTGCGTGTTTCTTGTCGTCGTGGCTACGGTAATCAAATCTTTCTTTGGTGTCTAA
- a CDS encoding DNA cytosine methyltransferase, producing the protein MKVLNLYAGIGGNRKNWTNVSVTAVELDPQLAAIYSENFPEDTVVVGDAHQFLLDHYNEYDFIWSSPPCQSHSSFRQNICVRFRGTPAVFPDMRLYQEVLFLRHNAECLWTVENVKPYYKPLIDPDAALQRHLIWSNFEISQPDLQPSIKIRHAQIPDLEQALGFSLKECSISNKRQVLRNCVDPNLGEHILNAARSLWQRKAKLSKARKNGKGIG; encoded by the coding sequence ATGAAAGTCTTAAATCTTTATGCCGGAATAGGAGGTAACAGAAAAAATTGGACCAATGTATCAGTCACTGCTGTTGAACTTGATCCGCAGCTTGCAGCCATCTATTCAGAGAACTTTCCTGAGGACACAGTCGTGGTCGGAGATGCGCATCAGTTTCTTCTGGATCATTATAATGAGTATGATTTTATCTGGTCTTCGCCGCCATGCCAGTCCCATTCATCCTTCAGGCAGAATATATGTGTGAGATTTCGCGGCACTCCTGCGGTATTTCCGGATATGCGGCTGTATCAGGAAGTCTTGTTTTTAAGGCATAACGCTGAATGTTTATGGACAGTTGAAAATGTAAAGCCTTATTACAAACCTCTGATTGATCCTGATGCTGCACTGCAGCGCCATTTAATCTGGTCAAATTTTGAGATTTCTCAGCCTGATCTACAGCCATCAATAAAAATACGGCATGCACAGATTCCTGATCTTGAACAGGCTTTAGGTTTCAGTTTAAAGGAGTGCAGTATTTCAAACAAAAGGCAGGTGCTGCGAAACTGCGTGGATCCGAATTTAGGAGAGCATATTTTGAATGCAGCCAGAAGCCTCTGGCAGAGAAAAGCAAAACTTAGTAAAGCAAGGAAAAATGGAAAAGGAATTGGATGA
- a CDS encoding DUF4133 domain-containing protein translates to MSSVYQINKGINQSIEFKGLKAQYIWYLGGGVVGLMIVFAVLFIIGIPSLLCVILIGAAGTVMVIKIYKMSRKYGEHGMIKALASRQIPKCVKVRSRSVFLKR, encoded by the coding sequence ATGAGCAGTGTTTATCAGATCAACAAAGGAATCAATCAGTCAATTGAATTTAAAGGCCTTAAAGCCCAGTACATATGGTATCTGGGAGGAGGTGTTGTTGGACTGATGATTGTTTTTGCAGTGCTTTTTATTATCGGAATTCCTTCACTGTTATGCGTTATTTTAATTGGTGCAGCAGGAACGGTAATGGTAATTAAGATTTATAAGATGAGCAGGAAGTATGGAGAGCATGGCATGATTAAAGCTTTAGCTTCCAGACAAATTCCGAAATGTGTAAAAGTGCGCAGCAGGTCAGTTTTTTTAAAGCGATAG
- a CDS encoding helix-turn-helix domain-containing protein: protein MKQNLLFVMLLCAFSFDFGFAQKKEFKASDSLKNKSYTYLDDQLYNHRKDSSKASVYLLTYLKKAKNEKNWKEIIFAYQNYLHHSPDKMRIIYADSMIYTAKKAGDNTLLGSSYLSKGIVYYGRKDYENAFQNYIRANNYISRSNDKYLINKVKYHMAQIKYYLGFYDEALALFNDCLTYFKVENTSAYLNTLHSIGVCYNRIGNYGLCSEINRKGIYEGKSLGLSDMEIYFIHSDGINEYFKKNYQLAISKLESVVEKIKDNRDFANEAVGYFYIGKSFWSVRNKDQALPYLLKVDKAFQEKKYIRPDLRESYELLITYYKNKKDLSKQLYYIDQLLRADTILNNTYKYLVTKIHKNYDTKELLIEKEKIQNENKKIHKELVKEKHYDLIFAGIILVLFTVSFYLNYRHQKNKKFYKKKFDELMLELNTKPKDKKELPKEKSPTLDIPSETITSILNGLQSFEDSKKFLGKDLRLNVVANMLHTNSKYLYKVISHYKGKRFVEYINDLKINYIIALLNDDRMSRKYSNSALAEEAGFSSTQQFALAFKQKTEMPVNFFIEQLSK from the coding sequence ATGAAACAAAATTTATTATTTGTAATGCTGCTTTGTGCTTTTTCTTTTGATTTCGGATTTGCACAGAAAAAAGAATTTAAAGCTTCTGATTCATTAAAAAATAAAAGTTACACGTACCTTGATGATCAATTATACAATCATCGAAAAGACAGTTCAAAAGCATCCGTTTATCTGCTAACCTATCTAAAAAAAGCCAAAAACGAGAAAAACTGGAAAGAGATAATTTTTGCTTATCAAAACTATCTTCATCATTCACCTGATAAAATGCGCATAATTTATGCAGACAGCATGATTTACACTGCTAAAAAGGCAGGAGATAATACGCTACTTGGTTCTTCATATCTTTCAAAAGGAATTGTATATTATGGACGGAAAGATTATGAGAATGCCTTTCAAAACTATATTAGAGCTAATAACTACATTTCTAGGTCAAATGACAAATACCTGATTAATAAGGTAAAATATCATATGGCTCAAATTAAATACTATCTTGGTTTTTACGATGAAGCTCTCGCGTTATTTAATGATTGCTTAACTTATTTTAAAGTAGAAAACACCTCCGCATATTTAAACACTCTTCACTCCATAGGGGTATGCTATAATAGGATTGGAAATTACGGTTTATGTTCTGAGATTAATAGAAAAGGGATTTATGAGGGTAAATCTCTGGGTCTTTCCGATATGGAGATTTATTTCATTCATTCGGATGGAATTAATGAATATTTCAAAAAAAATTATCAGTTAGCTATTTCTAAATTAGAATCTGTAGTTGAAAAAATAAAAGACAACAGAGATTTTGCTAATGAAGCAGTCGGATATTTTTATATTGGAAAAAGTTTTTGGTCTGTAAGAAATAAAGACCAAGCCCTACCCTATTTATTAAAAGTAGACAAAGCTTTTCAAGAAAAAAAATACATTAGACCAGATCTTCGGGAATCATACGAACTTCTCATCACTTATTACAAAAACAAAAAAGATCTTAGTAAACAGCTTTACTATATCGATCAGCTTCTCCGAGCAGATACTATACTTAACAATACCTACAAGTATTTAGTAACAAAAATACATAAGAATTACGATACTAAAGAATTGCTGATTGAGAAAGAAAAAATCCAAAATGAAAATAAAAAGATTCATAAAGAACTGGTAAAGGAGAAGCACTATGATCTAATTTTTGCAGGTATAATATTGGTGCTTTTTACAGTTTCGTTTTACCTCAACTACAGGCATCAAAAGAATAAAAAGTTCTATAAAAAGAAATTTGATGAGCTAATGCTTGAATTAAATACGAAACCTAAAGATAAAAAAGAATTGCCAAAAGAAAAATCTCCAACACTTGACATACCATCAGAAACAATTACTTCCATTTTGAATGGACTTCAGAGTTTTGAAGATTCTAAAAAATTTCTAGGAAAAGATCTTCGGCTCAATGTAGTAGCCAACATGCTTCACACAAACTCCAAATATCTCTACAAAGTCATTTCTCATTATAAAGGCAAGCGTTTCGTAGAATACATTAACGATCTTAAAATAAACTATATTATAGCGTTACTAAACGATGATCGAATGTCCAGAAAATATAGCAATTCAGCTTTGGCCGAAGAGGCTGGTTTCAGCAGTACACAGCAATTTGCACTAGCATTCAAGCAGAAAACTGAAATGCCTGTTAATTTTTTCATTGAGCAATTAAGTAAATAA
- a CDS encoding helix-turn-helix domain-containing protein, with product MGQIKNDRLLTAVKLVLKELRLKTGLTQEKVANDIKANKNLTIHIGRNESGNLNISISTLFEICTYYEISISEFFKRVEEIDKDLKITNHK from the coding sequence ATGGGACAAATTAAAAATGATAGACTTCTAACAGCCGTAAAGCTTGTTCTTAAAGAACTTCGCTTGAAAACTGGTTTGACCCAAGAAAAAGTTGCAAACGATATAAAAGCTAATAAAAATCTGACAATTCATATTGGTAGAAATGAATCTGGTAATTTGAATATTAGCATAAGTACACTTTTCGAAATATGTACTTATTATGAAATATCAATTTCAGAATTTTTTAAACGTGTAGAAGAGATTGATAAAGATTTAAAGATTACTAATCACAAATAG
- a CDS encoding histone H1 — protein sequence MKDLIAKISAEIETFRIESESLSEKGIKAAGARARKSSLELEKLLKEFRKVSIEESKK from the coding sequence ATGAAAGATCTAATCGCAAAAATTAGTGCTGAGATTGAAACATTCAGAATAGAATCTGAATCTCTTTCTGAAAAAGGAATTAAAGCTGCTGGAGCAAGAGCTCGTAAATCTTCTTTAGAACTTGAAAAACTTTTAAAGGAGTTCAGAAAAGTTTCTATCGAGGAATCTAAAAAGTAA